A single window of Granulibacter bethesdensis DNA harbors:
- a CDS encoding ABC transporter permease: MQTATIPAQSFARVRLFLRVIGRGTRNMLRFLLIMVAASAGVVLEVGRPSCWRRTTRAAFGQTLHQAAGGGVISTLFTATLVGIAMISQAIYWLGFAGMVESTGTILATILLRELSPILVGIILLGRSGMPMISELGMLSANGHIRTLEAQGIDPFILIIVPRTIAFTVSAFTLGMVFAVTALCVGFAVATEEGLITQSLWGFLTSVTGSMSELDYIIIPLKLMVVGFLVGLSSCLTGLSAQTDNDLQALLSRGFARGILTVMIVNILFTVTV; this comes from the coding sequence ATGCAGACAGCCACGATCCCGGCACAGAGTTTCGCACGGGTGCGGCTGTTTCTGCGCGTCATCGGACGCGGCACACGCAACATGCTGCGCTTCCTGCTGATCATGGTCGCTGCCAGCGCCGGCGTGGTGCTGGAGGTCGGGCGCCCGTCCTGCTGGCGGCGAACCACAAGGGCCGCGTTCGGTCAGACCCTGCATCAAGCCGCGGGGGGCGGCGTGATCAGTACCCTGTTCACCGCGACACTGGTCGGGATCGCTATGATTTCGCAGGCCATCTACTGGCTTGGCTTTGCCGGCATGGTGGAGAGTACCGGCACGATCCTGGCAACCATTCTGCTGCGGGAACTGTCTCCGATTCTGGTCGGGATCATCCTGCTGGGCCGCAGCGGTATGCCAATGATCTCCGAGCTCGGCATGCTCAGCGCCAACGGACATATCAGAACCCTGGAGGCCCAGGGGATCGATCCATTCATTCTGATCATCGTGCCGCGCACCATCGCTTTCACCGTCAGCGCCTTCACGTTGGGAATGGTGTTTGCGGTGACGGCCCTGTGTGTCGGTTTTGCCGTCGCCACTGAGGAAGGACTGATCACCCAATCCCTGTGGGGGTTTCTGACCAGTGTCACCGGATCAATGAGTGAACTGGATTATATCATCATCCCCTTGAAACTGATGGTGGTGGGCTTTCTGGTCGGGCTGTCGAGCTGTCTGACCGGCTTGTCGGCGCAGACCGATAACGATCTGCAGGCCCTGTTATCCCGCGGCTTTGCGCGTGGTATCCTGACAGTCATGATCGTGAACATCCTGTTCACCGTCACGGTATAG
- a CDS encoding phosphate-starvation-inducible PsiE family protein: MSGQPVSSRLPSTRFSSSRWATRLFDLFEDGVMLILTIVIVLLAALSLWRLVASLVVMLAEHGLNPSDPQVLQRIFGMIFTVLIALEFKHSLLRIGDGRDRPAIRIRSVILIGMLTTVRKFIIMDIKDTGMVEMLSLSAAILCLGIVYWLVRDPTPRLPGEPS, translated from the coding sequence ATGAGTGGTCAGCCTGTCAGTTCCCGCCTGCCATCAACCCGCTTCTCTTCCTCCCGATGGGCGACAAGACTGTTCGACCTGTTCGAGGACGGGGTGATGCTGATCCTGACCATCGTCATCGTCCTGCTGGCCGCGCTGTCGCTCTGGAGACTGGTGGCATCGCTGGTGGTGATGCTGGCCGAGCACGGGCTGAACCCCTCCGACCCCCAGGTGCTGCAACGGATTTTCGGCATGATTTTTACCGTGCTGATCGCGCTGGAGTTCAAACACTCCCTGCTGCGGATCGGAGACGGGCGGGACCGGCCCGCCATTCGCATCCGCTCCGTCATCCTGATTGGTATGCTCACCACGGTACGCAAGTTCATCATCATGGACATCAAGGATACCGGCATGGTGGAGATGCTCTCCCTCTCTGCCGCGATCCTGTGTCTGGGGATCGTTTACTGGCTGGTGCGCGATCCGACCCCACGTCTGCCGGGGGAGCCATCCTGA
- a CDS encoding class II 3-deoxy-7-phosphoheptulonate synthase yields MTAGPSAPATAKAWTPQSWRERPILQVPVYTDPAALGEVEQRLHRYPPLVFAGEARRLKAQLAEVAQGRAFVLQGGDCAESFGDFTANIIRDTFRVLLQMAVVLTFGAGLPVVKVGRMAGQFAKPRSSDTETVNGETLPSYRGDIINGPAFTAEDRVPDPARMETAYFQSAGRMNLLRAFASGGYADLHEVHRWNLGFVERSPLASQYRDMATRIDETLRFMAACGLKDTAQVRETEFYTGHEALLLPYEEAFTRVDSTTGEYYGCSAHFIWIGERTRQPDGAHVEFMRGIHNPIGIKLGPNADPDEVVRLCELLNPRAEPGRITLISRMGADKVRDRLPPLLRAVKRSGVPVVWVCDPMHGNTISTNSKIKTRNFDSILGEVRGFFDAHAQEGTWAGGIHVEMTGRDVTECIGGAHRLTETDLGRAYETFCDPRLNAEQSLELAFLLASELKQRLHHVSKSIP; encoded by the coding sequence ATGACCGCCGGACCCTCTGCCCCGGCTACTGCCAAGGCCTGGACGCCGCAAAGCTGGCGTGAGCGCCCGATTTTGCAGGTGCCGGTCTATACGGACCCCGCTGCGCTGGGTGAAGTCGAGCAGCGTCTGCATCGTTATCCGCCGCTGGTTTTTGCGGGTGAGGCACGCCGTCTGAAGGCCCAGCTTGCCGAAGTGGCACAGGGGCGGGCTTTTGTGTTGCAGGGCGGCGATTGCGCGGAGAGTTTCGGCGATTTCACCGCCAATATCATCCGTGACACATTCCGGGTGCTGTTGCAGATGGCGGTGGTGCTGACATTCGGCGCTGGTTTGCCGGTGGTGAAGGTCGGACGTATGGCCGGTCAGTTCGCCAAGCCGCGCTCCAGTGATACTGAAACGGTGAATGGGGAGACCCTGCCCAGCTATCGCGGTGATATCATCAATGGGCCGGCCTTCACGGCGGAGGATCGCGTGCCGGACCCGGCACGGATGGAGACCGCCTATTTCCAGTCTGCCGGCCGGATGAACCTGCTGCGGGCCTTCGCTTCCGGCGGCTACGCTGATCTGCATGAAGTCCATCGCTGGAATCTCGGCTTCGTGGAGCGTTCCCCGCTGGCCAGCCAGTATCGGGATATGGCGACCCGCATTGATGAAACGCTGCGCTTCATGGCCGCCTGTGGGCTGAAAGACACCGCGCAGGTGCGGGAAACCGAATTCTATACCGGGCATGAGGCGCTGCTGCTGCCTTATGAGGAAGCCTTCACCCGGGTCGATTCCACAACAGGCGAGTATTACGGCTGCTCCGCGCATTTCATCTGGATTGGCGAGCGGACCCGCCAGCCCGACGGGGCGCATGTGGAGTTCATGCGCGGCATCCATAATCCCATCGGCATCAAGCTCGGCCCGAATGCCGATCCTGATGAGGTGGTGCGCCTGTGCGAATTGCTGAACCCGCGCGCCGAGCCGGGCCGCATCACCCTGATCAGCCGCATGGGTGCAGACAAGGTGAGGGATCGCCTGCCGCCCTTGCTGCGGGCGGTCAAGCGCTCTGGCGTGCCGGTGGTGTGGGTGTGCGACCCGATGCATGGCAACACGATCTCGACCAACAGCAAGATCAAGACCCGTAATTTCGACAGTATCCTTGGCGAGGTGCGTGGCTTCTTCGACGCGCATGCGCAGGAAGGAACCTGGGCGGGCGGTATCCATGTGGAGATGACGGGCCGCGATGTGACCGAATGCATCGGTGGCGCCCACCGCCTGACCGAGACCGATCTTGGCCGCGCCTATGAAACCTTCTGCGATCCGCGCCTGAATGCGGAACAGTCGCTGGAATTGGCGTTCCTGCTGGCGAGTGAGTTGAAGCAGCGCCTGCACCATGTCAGCAAATCCATCCCGTAA
- a CDS encoding MlaD family protein translates to MMQHSDPSTPPGTTVRPLYGRRYTDEWVGFLVLACIAVFAGAVIEAGFLRDWLKPPGELRILLPQTGVGGLSPGADVEVMGIHAGMIRRMKLNADGEMYALAEIDPQAEPFIRQDSKATIKLRYAVAGAAFVSLTRGTGQPLDWNYAVLSATTDQNPMEMLSSTITDIRKQALPLLHNAQMITENLSAILKNIREGKGNAGRLLTDDTLVKEAESSLASLQQAMARLDPIVEHADGLLASTNVVLNNMRSATGNLAKASKDFPAVMQNVSGITKDIPPLVLQAQVTAHDLQKLIEQVRGLWILGGSGTPPADIRRLPPSAVQP, encoded by the coding sequence ATGATGCAGCACTCCGATCCTTCCACCCCTCCCGGTACGACCGTACGCCCGCTCTATGGACGGCGATATACCGATGAATGGGTCGGGTTTCTGGTGCTGGCCTGCATCGCCGTGTTTGCCGGTGCCGTGATTGAGGCCGGGTTTCTGCGCGACTGGCTGAAGCCTCCCGGAGAACTCCGCATCCTTCTCCCCCAGACAGGCGTTGGCGGCCTCTCCCCCGGTGCGGATGTGGAGGTCATGGGGATTCACGCCGGCATGATCCGCCGCATGAAACTGAATGCCGATGGTGAAATGTACGCACTGGCCGAAATAGACCCGCAGGCGGAACCCTTTATCCGCCAGGACAGCAAGGCCACCATCAAACTGCGCTATGCGGTGGCGGGTGCTGCTTTCGTGTCGCTGACACGCGGCACCGGCCAACCTTTGGACTGGAATTATGCCGTGCTGTCCGCCACCACCGACCAGAACCCGATGGAGATGCTATCCAGCACCATCACCGACATCCGCAAACAGGCGCTTCCGCTCCTGCACAATGCCCAGATGATCACAGAAAACCTCAGTGCCATTCTGAAAAATATCCGCGAAGGGAAAGGCAATGCGGGCAGGCTTCTGACCGATGATACGCTGGTGAAAGAGGCGGAAAGCAGCCTTGCCTCCCTTCAACAGGCCATGGCGCGGCTTGATCCAATTGTCGAACACGCGGACGGGCTGCTTGCCTCTACCAATGTTGTTCTCAACAACATGCGGTCTGCGACCGGCAATCTTGCAAAAGCATCGAAGGATTTTCCCGCCGTCATGCAGAACGTATCGGGTATCACAAAGGATATTCCCCCGCTGGTATTGCAGGCGCAGGTTACGGCGCATGATCTTCAGAAGCTGATCGAGCAGGTGCGCGGCCTGTGGATTCTGGGCGGCAGCGGTACGCCACCCGCAGATATAAGACGGCTTCCTCCCTCGGCTGTCCAGCCATGA
- a CDS encoding ATP-binding cassette domain-containing protein, producing MSRGLTVLELRQAQPDFALTGLPQRLMDMRLQQGECTLLTTHAQITATAFSNLCCGIQHPSSGAVLFQGLDWTQINTLEQYALRGRIGRTYQRGAWNTLSGTDHNILLPRLHHTRQKLSDLVDEAVKLCLEFGLPGLPTVPPAHLSETDLARASYVRAFMGQPALLLLDPPPAPEIMPTLLSALTRALDRGAAAICFNTGRNNWRPFADAFSHRFLLNDNGLIPLRVS from the coding sequence ATGTCCCGTGGTCTCACCGTTCTGGAACTTCGTCAGGCCCAACCGGATTTTGCCCTGACCGGCCTGCCGCAACGCCTTATGGACATGCGGCTGCAACAGGGCGAATGCACCTTGCTGACCACCCACGCCCAGATCACCGCCACTGCCTTCTCCAACCTGTGCTGCGGTATACAGCATCCCTCCTCGGGAGCAGTGCTGTTTCAGGGGCTCGACTGGACGCAGATCAACACGCTGGAACAATATGCCCTGCGCGGAAGGATCGGCCGCACCTATCAACGCGGCGCATGGAATACATTGAGCGGGACCGACCACAATATCCTGCTGCCCCGCCTGCATCACACCAGACAGAAGCTGTCCGATCTGGTGGATGAGGCAGTCAAACTCTGTCTTGAATTTGGCCTTCCCGGCCTGCCAACCGTGCCCCCCGCCCATCTGTCAGAGACTGATCTGGCTCGCGCAAGCTATGTCCGCGCCTTCATGGGACAGCCTGCCCTGCTGCTGCTGGATCCTCCCCCGGCTCCAGAGATCATGCCCACGCTGCTGTCCGCCCTGACACGTGCGCTGGATCGGGGGGCCGCCGCCATCTGCTTCAACACGGGCCGCAATAACTGGCGGCCCTTCGCCGATGCGTTTTCACACCGGTTTTTATTGAACGATAACGGCCTCATCCCGCTACGGGTATCATGA
- a CDS encoding nicotinate phosphoribosyltransferase, translating into MGGTHEARDSDEDIASRTDAYFNRTRAIVSRFGDVPVTYAVFLRRPVLSATRLATEWLHDVMQRRGEQVMIEALHKEGEWVGAGEPLLYISGSFRALVDLETILLQKLGPACVAALNASQMCLALPESAFLAMEARHCAGAEMEDIMAYAASVGSAAARREGAKGFIGNANDATAHWFGASSGFGTMPHALIGYAGSTLRACEMFAETFPEEKMTILADYFGRELTDTLIVCGRFPERAASGNLAVRLDTHGGRFMEGLSPSASYAVLEKHAPEAIRRYRSEDELRYLVGTGVSAASIWHMRDTLDEAGFPKVGIVASSGFSAEKCRVMADVHAPIDVVGTGSFIPERWSETYATADIIAYDGQNRVKVGREFLFRKDR; encoded by the coding sequence ATGGGTGGCACTCATGAGGCACGCGACAGCGATGAGGATATAGCGAGCCGCACCGATGCGTATTTCAACCGTACGCGGGCCATCGTTTCCCGGTTTGGAGATGTGCCGGTCACCTATGCGGTGTTCCTGCGGCGTCCGGTTCTGTCAGCCACCAGGCTGGCGACGGAGTGGCTGCATGATGTGATGCAGCGGCGCGGCGAGCAGGTCATGATCGAGGCCCTCCACAAGGAGGGGGAATGGGTCGGGGCCGGGGAGCCACTGCTGTATATCTCCGGCAGTTTCCGGGCATTGGTCGATCTGGAGACGATCCTTCTTCAGAAACTCGGCCCGGCCTGTGTCGCGGCGCTGAATGCCAGCCAGATGTGCCTTGCCCTGCCGGAATCTGCGTTTCTGGCCATGGAAGCCCGCCATTGTGCGGGGGCGGAAATGGAGGACATCATGGCCTATGCCGCTTCCGTTGGCAGTGCTGCAGCCCGGCGAGAGGGGGCAAAAGGCTTTATCGGCAATGCCAATGATGCCACCGCCCACTGGTTCGGGGCCTCTTCCGGTTTCGGCACCATGCCGCATGCATTGATAGGTTATGCAGGCTCGACCCTGCGTGCCTGCGAGATGTTCGCCGAAACATTTCCCGAGGAGAAAATGACCATTCTGGCCGATTATTTCGGTCGGGAACTGACAGACACGCTGATCGTCTGCGGTCGTTTTCCGGAAAGGGCTGCGTCCGGCAATCTTGCCGTGCGCCTGGATACCCATGGTGGACGTTTCATGGAGGGTTTAAGCCCCTCCGCGAGTTATGCTGTCCTTGAAAAACACGCACCGGAGGCAATCCGTCGCTACCGCTCGGAGGACGAGCTGCGTTATCTGGTCGGCACCGGTGTTTCGGCAGCATCCATCTGGCATATGCGCGATACGCTGGACGAGGCCGGTTTCCCCAAAGTGGGGATTGTGGCGTCCTCCGGCTTCAGCGCTGAAAAATGCCGGGTCATGGCGGATGTGCATGCGCCGATCGATGTGGTCGGCACGGGCAGCTTTATCCCCGAACGCTGGAGCGAAACCTATGCGACAGCGGACATCATTGCCTATGATGGACAGAACCGGGTGAAGGTCGGGCGAGAGTTTCTGTTCCGCAAGGATCGCTGA
- a CDS encoding cache domain-containing protein: MQPAEQPDEVIDPTGQRQERTRRKLRRVLLPTIGITLVLGSMFAIGYHSYILVRTNTIKLSNELLNATQNYIAQEVTTYLSPAQLGSRLVQDLLQHGALDNNGKLFNFYAGGMLRQVPQIQAFYLANSDGDFALVQRDGNGGTEIVVVSAGPDRVRLRSVIRNNANGELVSSAPPSPDPYDPRTSNYYQQPVRTKQPYWSPPYIFKPTGRPVITTSTAYHNADTRDHVIAVNISLDQLSSFLDSLKIGEHGYAVIAQKNGQIVASRDVLGQAALDPVKAHIAADPKTGQDTPLSRAFNIFHVSGYGPGSFTLKRGQDSEDYVFIAARLPAGAPDWVLLIVLPTKDFAAFGSQDSRSMLLYSGMTVALAMVLAGLLIRQGRRVEHVMDVLTDQNQRAEDERRSLQQLMSHPDIFDGNEEAPILTEHLASVSQAQRASIWHIGRNGRTLHCEDIYDRRRDSHMGGFSLGMTEAGPLLEAIEGGEAFTIQDAAADPRTERLYRLHMRNSQTRSLSVQPIPDQDGFVGAIMLEDAGRLAESRHIVSILSGIVGIRLRSQTEAAMIPDLSRPQTIATQSAPPQPVATESCLLSPHDQPGPDSLQNGVFPSIVAMVITFDVQPVAISNQADQAAIIRLVGDMASDFQEIARTHDIFSLKLAGHRLFAVSGCGSTPDPQAAFQMGDAALAIRDACITRLAGEEIDPNFHIGIDVGPAMGAWLGKDPAVFNIWGHALQGAEAMTQGNALPGSIQVTEAAYKLLRSHFLFRNRGAFYTPQTGISRAYSMAGRQ, translated from the coding sequence TTGCAGCCCGCCGAGCAGCCCGATGAAGTCATCGACCCAACCGGGCAACGACAGGAGCGTACCCGCCGCAAGCTGCGCCGGGTGCTGTTGCCCACCATCGGCATTACCCTGGTTCTCGGGTCCATGTTTGCCATAGGGTATCATTCCTATATTCTGGTGCGCACCAATACGATCAAGCTCTCCAACGAACTGCTCAACGCGACACAGAATTATATCGCTCAGGAAGTCACGACCTATCTTTCACCTGCACAGCTTGGTTCCCGACTGGTGCAGGATCTGCTTCAGCATGGTGCGCTCGACAATAACGGCAAGCTGTTCAACTTCTACGCGGGCGGCATGCTGCGGCAGGTGCCGCAAATTCAGGCTTTCTATCTCGCCAACTCGGATGGTGATTTTGCACTGGTACAGCGGGACGGCAATGGCGGAACGGAGATCGTGGTGGTGTCCGCCGGACCCGACCGGGTCAGGCTCCGTTCCGTTATTCGTAATAATGCCAATGGTGAACTGGTCTCCAGCGCCCCCCCCAGCCCCGATCCCTACGATCCTCGCACCAGCAACTATTATCAACAGCCCGTCAGGACCAAGCAGCCATACTGGTCCCCGCCCTATATTTTCAAACCCACCGGGCGTCCGGTCATTACGACGTCCACCGCCTATCATAATGCGGATACCCGCGATCACGTCATTGCCGTCAACATCTCGCTGGATCAGCTATCGTCCTTTCTCGATTCTCTGAAGATCGGTGAGCACGGTTATGCGGTGATTGCGCAGAAAAACGGGCAGATTGTCGCATCGCGTGATGTGCTGGGTCAGGCCGCGCTCGATCCCGTCAAGGCGCACATCGCCGCTGATCCTAAAACCGGGCAGGACACTCCACTCTCCCGTGCTTTCAATATCTTCCATGTCAGCGGATACGGACCGGGCAGCTTTACCCTTAAGCGCGGGCAGGACAGCGAGGATTACGTTTTCATCGCCGCCAGACTCCCTGCCGGAGCACCTGACTGGGTACTGCTGATCGTGTTGCCGACAAAGGATTTTGCAGCCTTCGGGTCACAGGACAGCCGCAGCATGCTGCTGTACTCCGGCATGACAGTTGCGCTGGCCATGGTGCTGGCCGGTCTCCTGATCCGCCAGGGCAGACGGGTCGAGCACGTCATGGATGTTCTGACCGACCAGAACCAGCGGGCCGAGGACGAGCGCCGATCCCTGCAACAATTGATGAGTCATCCCGACATTTTCGACGGCAACGAGGAAGCACCTATCCTGACTGAACATCTCGCCTCCGTCAGTCAGGCACAGCGTGCCAGCATCTGGCATATCGGCAGAAACGGACGAACCCTCCATTGTGAAGATATCTATGACCGTCGCAGGGACAGCCATATGGGCGGCTTCTCCCTCGGCATGACGGAAGCAGGACCATTGCTGGAGGCCATCGAAGGCGGCGAAGCGTTCACGATTCAGGATGCCGCTGCCGATCCCCGTACCGAGCGGCTTTACAGGCTGCATATGAGAAACAGCCAGACACGCTCTCTTTCGGTACAGCCCATCCCGGATCAGGACGGTTTTGTCGGTGCCATCATGCTGGAAGATGCCGGGCGGCTGGCTGAGTCCCGCCATATCGTCAGCATTCTCAGCGGTATCGTCGGTATCCGTCTGCGCAGCCAGACCGAGGCAGCAATGATACCGGACCTTTCCAGGCCGCAGACCATCGCTACGCAGTCTGCCCCGCCACAACCGGTGGCAACAGAGTCCTGCCTGCTTTCCCCCCATGATCAGCCTGGTCCGGACAGCCTGCAAAACGGCGTATTTCCTTCCATCGTGGCGATGGTCATCACTTTCGACGTGCAGCCTGTCGCCATCAGCAATCAGGCCGATCAGGCAGCCATCATCCGTCTTGTTGGAGACATGGCCTCGGATTTTCAGGAGATCGCACGCACACACGATATTTTTTCCCTCAAACTGGCCGGGCACCGGTTGTTCGCCGTCAGCGGATGCGGCAGCACGCCTGATCCTCAGGCAGCATTTCAGATGGGGGATGCCGCACTGGCGATCCGTGATGCGTGCATCACGCGGCTGGCGGGAGAGGAGATCGATCCAAATTTCCATATCGGCATTGATGTCGGCCCGGCCATGGGGGCATGGCTGGGAAAAGACCCGGCCGTCTTCAACATATGGGGCCACGCTTTGCAGGGAGCCGAGGCCATGACACAGGGCAATGCCCTGCCTGGCTCCATTCAGGTAACCGAAGCGGCCTACAAGCTGTTGCGTAGCCACTTCCTGTTCCGCAACCGGGGGGCGTTCTACACGCCGCAAACCGGTATCAGCCGTGCCTACAGCATGGCGGGGCGGCAATAA